One segment of Rosa chinensis cultivar Old Blush chromosome 6, RchiOBHm-V2, whole genome shotgun sequence DNA contains the following:
- the LOC112169396 gene encoding pentatricopeptide repeat-containing protein At1g77170, mitochondrial, translated as MSNYFSLYRTQSSDFITRFIHHISQTKNQSAVKKLHAHLLTTGLLIISPHFHAKLILSYTKCLPQHNLQTLTHFFKCMKPKSELPFNVLMADFCRNGFSFLALKTLSFMHSSGVPIDTYALCSSLTAASSIKDVGFGRKIHAHVVKSGWCSSVFVGSALIDLYAKSLVIGDAGQVFDEMPLRNTVCANALLSGYGDAKLWTEAVELIRKMPALSLEYDHFTLSAALRACAGLAAVELGRQVHGYLMRSVYDVGSDVFLLSSLIEMYGKCGLVAKAQKVFNFDGKGEGKRDVVMWTSLLGVCGRNGYYKEVLELFKDMLMEGISPDGVAFVTVISACARTGQLQLGIEYFESMELKFSLKPGPEHYSCLVDLLCRAGELGKAWKLIDEMLNKGHSSCTVPMWGALLNACKDQGDVELGKLAAQWALELNPHNDGIYVLLSNLYARFGMWHEINHLRELMKEKGLRKDVGYSRIEVTN; from the coding sequence ATGTCCAACTATTTCTCTCTATATAGAACACAAAGCTCTGATTTCATTACTCGTTTTATACACCACATTTCTCAAACCAAGAATCAAAGCGCCGTTAAGAAACTCCATGCTCACCTTCTAACAACAGGGTTGCTTATCATATCCCCTCATTTTCACGCTAAACTTATCCTCTCATACACCAAATGCCTTCCCCAACACAACCTCCAGACACTGACCCACTTCTTCAAATGCATGAAACCCAAAAGCGAATTACCATTCAATGTGTTAATGGCTGACTTCTGCCGAAATGGGTTCAGTTTTCTTGCTCTCAAAACCTTATCATTCATGCACAGTAGCGGCGTTCCTATAGATACGTATGCTTTGTGTAGTTCTTTAACTGCTGCATCTTCTATTAAAGATGTTGGCTTCGGTAGAAAGATACATGCCCATGTGGTAAAGTCAGGCTGGTGCTCCAGTGTTTTTGTTGGGAGTGCTCTGATTGACTTGTATGCCAAGTCATTGGTTATAGGAGATGCAGGCcaagtgtttgatgaaatgccgcTGAGAAACACTGTTTGTGCAAACGCACTTTTATCAGGTTATGGTGATGCCAAGTTGTGGACAGAGGCAGTAGAATTGATCAGGAAGATGCCGGCACTGAGTTTGGAGTATGATCACTTCACATTGTCTGCGGCATTACGTGCCTGTGCTGGGCTAGCTGCAGTTGAATTGGGTAGGCAGGTACATGGTTATTTGATGCGTTCGGTTTATGATGTGGGAAGTGATGTGTTTCTGCTGAGTTCATTGATTGAAATGTATGGTAAATGTGGGCTGGTAGCCAAGGCTCAGaaagttttcaattttgatgGAAAAGGAGAGGGGAAAAGAGATGTGGTTATGTGGACTTCATTGCTTGGTGTGTGTGGTAGAAATGGATACTATAAAGAGGTACTTGAACTATTCAAAGATATGTTGATGGAAGGAATTAGCCCAGATGGGGTGGCATTTGTGACAGTCATCTCTGCTTGTGCTCGCACCGGTCAATTGCAGCTCGGCATTGAGTATTTTGAATCCATGGAACTCAAGTTCAGCTTGAAACCAGGTCCAGAACACTACAGCTGTCTAGTTGATTTGCTGTGTAGAGCTGGTGAATTGGGCAAGGCATGGAAGCTCATTGATGAGATGCTTAATAAAGGTCACAGCAGCTGCACTGTCCCTATGTGGGGAGCTTTGCTTAATGCTTGCAAAGATCAAGGTGATGTTGAATTGGGTAAACTGGCTGCTCAATGGGCACTTGAGTTGAATCCTCATAATGATGGTATTTATGTTTTGCTATCAAATTTATATGCCAGGTTCGGTATGTGGCATGAGATTAATCATTTGAGGGagttgatgaaagaaaaggggtTAAGGAAAGATGTCGGATATAGCCGTATTGAAGTAACAAATTGA